In Providencia rettgeri, the following proteins share a genomic window:
- the trpB gene encoding tryptophan synthase subunit beta, translating to MSKLDPYFGEFGGQYVPEILIPALNQLEDAFIDAQNDDEFIREFHDLLKNYAGRPTALTLCKNLTAGTKTKLYLKREDLLHGGAHKTNQVLGQALLAKRMGKTEIIAETGAGQHGVATALACALLNMKCRIYMGAKDVERQSPNVFRMKLMGAEVIPVHSGSATLKDACNEALRDWSGSYDKAHYLLGTAAGPHPYPTIVREFQRMIGDEAKQQILEKEGRLPDAVVACIGGGSNAIGLFASFIPEENVKLIGVEPAGLGIDSGQHGAPLKHGRVGIYFGMKSPMMQTSEGQIEESYSISAGLDFPSVGPQHAHLNSIGRAEYVSITDDEALNAFKLLSRKEGIIPALESSHALAHALKMAEQEPNKEQLLIVNLSGRGDKDIFTVHDILASKGEI from the coding sequence ATGAGCAAATTAGATCCGTATTTTGGCGAGTTTGGTGGGCAATATGTCCCAGAAATTCTTATTCCTGCATTAAACCAATTAGAAGACGCGTTTATCGACGCACAGAATGATGATGAATTTATTCGTGAGTTTCACGACTTACTAAAAAACTATGCAGGTCGCCCGACTGCGCTAACGTTATGTAAAAATCTAACCGCAGGTACAAAAACAAAACTCTATTTAAAGCGGGAAGATTTACTGCACGGCGGTGCCCATAAGACTAACCAAGTATTAGGCCAAGCACTACTGGCTAAGCGAATGGGAAAAACTGAAATTATTGCAGAAACAGGCGCTGGGCAACATGGGGTTGCGACAGCACTGGCTTGTGCATTACTGAACATGAAATGCCGTATCTATATGGGTGCCAAAGATGTAGAACGCCAGTCTCCCAATGTATTTCGCATGAAATTGATGGGCGCTGAAGTTATTCCTGTTCATAGTGGCTCGGCAACATTAAAAGATGCCTGTAATGAAGCATTAAGGGACTGGTCTGGCAGCTATGATAAAGCCCACTATTTATTAGGAACAGCGGCAGGTCCTCACCCATATCCAACAATTGTACGTGAATTCCAACGCATGATTGGTGACGAAGCAAAACAACAGATCCTCGAAAAAGAAGGCCGTTTGCCTGATGCTGTAGTAGCCTGTATTGGCGGTGGTTCAAATGCCATAGGTTTGTTTGCCTCTTTTATTCCAGAAGAAAATGTGAAATTAATTGGGGTTGAACCTGCTGGGTTAGGTATTGATTCAGGGCAACACGGTGCACCGTTAAAACATGGCCGTGTCGGGATTTATTTCGGTATGAAATCACCGATGATGCAAACCAGTGAAGGTCAAATTGAAGAATCGTATTCCATCTCTGCAGGATTGGACTTTCCCTCTGTAGGGCCACAACACGCGCATTTAAACAGTATTGGTCGCGCTGAATATGTTTCTATTACCGATGATGAAGCCTTGAATGCGTTTAAATTATTATCACGTAAAGAAGGGATTATTCCTGCACTAGAATCGTCTCATGCACTGGCACATGCATTGAAAATGGCAGAGCAAGAACCCAACAAAGAACAATTATTAATCGTTAATTTGTCTGGTCGCGGTGATAAAGATATTTTTACAGTGCATGATATTTTAGCCAGCAAAGGAGAAATCTAA
- the trpA gene encoding tryptophan synthase subunit alpha, translated as MERYTQLFERLAHNNQGAFVPFVTLGDPDAELSLKIVDALIAGGADALEIGIPFSDPLADGPTIQNANLRAFKSEITPTICFELLRRIREKHPTVPIGLLVYANLVFTNGIENFYIRCENAGVDSVLVADVPMSESKLFREAALKHSIAPIFICPPNADEKLLQQIGEHSQGYTYLLSRAGVTGTEKRAEMPLTHLISQLNQYKAAPALQGFGISEPEQVREAIKNGAAGAISGSAVVKIIENNLNRPDIMLKSLTEFVENMKAATQR; from the coding sequence ATGGAACGCTACACACAACTTTTTGAACGTTTAGCTCATAATAACCAAGGCGCATTTGTTCCATTTGTCACTTTAGGTGACCCAGATGCTGAATTATCATTAAAAATTGTCGATGCTTTGATTGCTGGTGGTGCTGATGCATTAGAGATCGGTATTCCATTTTCTGACCCTCTGGCAGATGGTCCAACCATCCAAAATGCTAATTTACGTGCATTTAAAAGTGAAATCACCCCGACAATTTGTTTCGAATTACTCCGTCGAATTAGAGAAAAGCACCCTACTGTTCCTATTGGTTTATTAGTGTATGCAAATTTAGTCTTCACCAATGGTATCGAAAATTTTTATATTCGCTGCGAAAATGCAGGCGTTGACTCTGTACTCGTTGCAGATGTTCCTATGTCTGAATCAAAACTTTTTCGTGAAGCTGCATTAAAACACAGTATCGCCCCTATTTTTATTTGCCCACCAAATGCTGATGAAAAGTTACTCCAGCAAATTGGCGAACACAGCCAAGGTTATACTTATTTGTTATCTCGTGCTGGTGTGACGGGTACAGAAAAACGCGCTGAAATGCCTTTGACTCATTTAATAAGTCAATTAAACCAATATAAAGCAGCTCCTGCCTTGCAAGGTTTTGGAATATCAGAACCGGAACAAGTCAGAGAAGCCATTAAAAATGGTGCCGCTGGTGCGATTTCAGGTTCCGCTGTAGTTAAAATTATCGAAAATAACCTCAATCGACCTGATATTATGCTTAAATCATTAACGGAGTTTGTTGAAAATATGAAAGCCGCAACACAAAGGTAG
- a CDS encoding filamentous hemagglutinin N-terminal domain-containing protein: protein MKHSSNHSITHPMMKIKPLFLNVSIILGSISIAHGAVINTNGAGVINQSNGPTIVQIKGASDKGVSHNIYSQFDVDQKGVILNNSTTNTNTILGGQINGNLNLGNGNGPAKVILNEVNSNKASTLGGMIEVAGDKAQVIVANASGITCNNCGFINTDRVTLTTGKPIVAGGEVLGYNVSNGQITINNRLQSDSPTDIIARSAVIRGNITAKEINVITGNNFVDADATNITKLPGSNSTPRVGIDVAAMGGMYADKITLVSTESGTGVSNLGMLSAGSGGIKIDSTGLVYNQNALMNSNGTIDIKSNGGNIKIAAGTINNNQRGVIHSQQDIEINTNHLTNNNGSIKTKQGNIDITSTNSIDNSYSIYHGAINEPERGIRAGGKLTIDTTKLHNNNSVLSGQDVALTGRYIITNDSNGQIIAKRRIDIDAETLQNQNALIKSTNGQTNITLSSNLLNNRYGVIDSGKALNINANILYNDGSLISNAGKSKYNVTTLNNQNGYIKGNNLNIKATYVGNDKGLITADSNVVINSSQIDNTNSAQFNNSGNIFGAAGYTGGIYAKNGSVTIKGTNLNNKYGIISANTFQNAGTDGDVKINLKNNLENSYGKILASKTINLDMNRLNNTYSGFIRAGKDLSINAFSRVENNNGVLSSYGKTEITSPVIYNGPYGRILGSTVVLNTSNYY, encoded by the coding sequence ATGAAACATTCTTCTAACCATTCAATTACTCATCCTATGATGAAAATTAAACCACTCTTTTTAAATGTATCTATTATTTTAGGTTCAATATCTATTGCTCACGGCGCGGTTATTAATACCAATGGTGCTGGTGTTATAAATCAAAGCAATGGCCCTACTATTGTGCAGATTAAAGGAGCAAGTGACAAAGGTGTCTCACATAACATCTATAGCCAATTTGATGTTGACCAAAAAGGTGTTATTTTAAACAACAGTACGACCAACACAAATACCATTTTAGGCGGCCAAATTAATGGAAACCTAAATTTAGGCAATGGCAATGGCCCTGCGAAAGTTATTTTAAATGAAGTTAATTCAAATAAAGCAAGCACCTTAGGTGGTATGATTGAAGTCGCTGGTGATAAAGCACAAGTTATCGTTGCTAACGCATCTGGCATCACATGTAATAACTGTGGTTTTATCAATACCGATCGTGTGACACTCACAACGGGTAAACCAATTGTCGCTGGAGGTGAAGTTCTTGGCTACAACGTTTCAAATGGTCAAATCACGATTAACAACCGTCTACAGTCAGACTCACCAACAGATATCATCGCTCGTTCGGCAGTTATTCGTGGAAATATTACAGCTAAAGAAATTAATGTTATTACTGGTAATAACTTTGTTGATGCAGATGCAACTAACATCACTAAATTACCAGGCTCAAATTCAACACCTCGTGTTGGTATTGATGTTGCCGCTATGGGTGGTATGTACGCAGATAAAATTACTTTAGTTTCTACTGAGAGTGGAACTGGTGTCTCTAACCTAGGTATGTTATCAGCAGGTTCAGGCGGTATTAAAATAGATTCGACTGGACTAGTTTATAACCAAAATGCACTAATGAATTCGAATGGAACCATCGATATTAAATCTAACGGTGGTAATATCAAAATCGCCGCTGGTACTATCAATAACAACCAGAGGGGGGTTATTCATTCACAGCAAGATATAGAAATTAATACAAATCATTTAACTAACAACAACGGCTCAATTAAAACTAAACAAGGCAATATTGATATTACTTCTACAAACTCTATAGATAATTCATATTCTATCTATCATGGCGCTATCAATGAGCCTGAGCGTGGTATCAGAGCCGGTGGGAAATTAACCATTGATACTACCAAACTCCATAACAATAATTCAGTTCTTTCAGGACAGGACGTTGCATTAACAGGGCGTTATATTATTACTAATGATAGTAATGGCCAAATTATCGCAAAAAGAAGAATCGATATTGATGCTGAAACACTACAAAACCAGAATGCTTTGATAAAATCAACTAACGGCCAAACTAATATTACGCTATCAAGTAATTTATTAAATAACCGTTATGGTGTTATTGATAGTGGTAAGGCATTAAATATTAATGCAAATATCCTTTACAATGACGGTTCACTCATTTCAAATGCAGGTAAATCTAAATACAATGTAACTACTTTAAATAATCAAAATGGATATATCAAAGGGAACAACCTTAATATCAAAGCAACTTATGTTGGAAATGATAAAGGCTTAATTACTGCAGACTCTAATGTTGTCATAAATTCGAGTCAGATAGATAACACTAATTCAGCACAATTCAATAATAGCGGAAATATCTTCGGTGCTGCCGGCTATACTGGTGGTATCTATGCCAAAAATGGTTCTGTAACTATCAAAGGAACTAATTTAAATAATAAATATGGAATTATCTCAGCTAATACGTTCCAAAATGCAGGAACTGATGGCGATGTTAAAATTAACTTAAAAAACAACCTTGAAAATAGCTACGGAAAAATCCTAGCGTCTAAAACCATTAACTTGGATATGAATAGGTTAAATAATACCTATTCTGGCTTTATCCGTGCTGGTAAAGATCTCTCCATTAACGCATTTAGCCGCGTAGAAAACAACAATGGGGTATTAAGTTCATATGGAAAAACTGAGATTACAAGCCCTGTAATTTACAATGGTCCTTATGGCCGCATCTTAGGCTCTACTGTCGTTTTAAACACATCTAATTATTACTAA
- a CDS encoding ShlB/FhaC/HecB family hemolysin secretion/activation protein — MNFRFIFLSATLLSFPLYVSGNTAQIIDQQINNQTSQDRSRQQQTQLETKDVLGKTRERSNNILVFDDEKDCFQMKQVILLSEPKLPSMRPLETYANQVVGVCIGINGVETLAKGLQDKIIKSGYVTTRVNIPEQNISEGTLTLQIIPGKVANVKLAEGSDTYITLGAIMPAKEGDILNIRDIEQGLENLERIPGAKVNIELAPGKEFSTSDISIQREKSSHFNVGGYYNNPGSRQTGKDQAGVTLYANNLTSLNDTIYVSAGKNLKNQARNSTSNASIYYAVPYNYWLFSLYASKSDYKQTINDSVLSYKYYGDSKYYNATASNVFLRGQTFKDTASIQLIKRKSKYKLEDVALLSQQRDLTSLKLGVSHRQNINNSTVDASIYYQRNVPWFGAEESWDMKYGDVSTMGRVYTADISGMFPFVFDNFIMSYNPQLFVQYSRDRLTIQDQFSLGNRWTVRGFDEEFSLIGDKGFYLRNELNFYIPDFSFYPYYALDYGRIFGGVYPLGLYSDDQLLGTAIGMRGNINIFSYDLFLGVPLHKPDEYETSSVNAGLNVQWFW; from the coding sequence ATGAATTTTCGATTTATTTTTTTATCTGCAACTTTATTATCTTTTCCATTATACGTATCAGGTAATACTGCACAAATTATTGACCAACAAATCAATAACCAAACCAGCCAAGATCGCTCTCGCCAACAACAGACTCAACTAGAAACTAAAGATGTCTTAGGTAAAACAAGAGAGCGGTCAAATAATATTTTAGTTTTCGATGATGAAAAAGATTGCTTTCAAATGAAGCAAGTCATTTTGCTCTCTGAACCTAAACTCCCTTCTATGCGTCCTCTTGAAACATATGCAAACCAAGTTGTTGGTGTATGTATTGGTATTAATGGTGTTGAAACCTTAGCAAAAGGCTTACAAGATAAAATAATTAAATCAGGTTACGTTACCACTAGAGTTAATATTCCAGAACAAAATATCAGTGAAGGGACTTTAACACTGCAAATTATTCCAGGCAAAGTGGCTAATGTTAAACTTGCTGAAGGTAGTGATACTTATATTACCTTGGGGGCAATTATGCCCGCTAAAGAAGGAGATATTCTGAATATCCGTGACATTGAACAAGGTTTAGAAAACCTTGAGCGGATCCCTGGTGCTAAAGTGAATATTGAATTAGCGCCAGGTAAAGAGTTTTCCACATCTGATATTTCCATACAAAGAGAAAAATCTTCTCACTTCAATGTAGGTGGATATTACAATAACCCTGGAAGCCGCCAAACAGGTAAAGATCAAGCTGGCGTAACCCTATATGCTAACAACTTAACCAGTTTAAACGATACTATATATGTCTCTGCAGGGAAAAATTTAAAAAACCAAGCACGCAATAGCACTAGTAATGCGTCTATTTATTATGCAGTTCCCTATAATTATTGGCTTTTCTCATTGTATGCAAGTAAAAGTGACTATAAGCAAACTATTAATGACTCTGTACTTAGTTATAAATATTATGGTGATAGTAAATATTATAACGCCACTGCCAGTAATGTCTTTTTACGGGGGCAAACATTTAAAGATACAGCATCAATTCAGTTAATTAAAAGAAAGTCAAAATATAAGTTGGAGGATGTAGCACTACTTTCTCAACAACGTGACCTTACCAGTCTTAAACTCGGCGTTAGCCACCGTCAAAATATCAATAATTCAACCGTCGATGCTTCAATATATTACCAACGCAATGTACCTTGGTTTGGCGCTGAAGAAAGCTGGGATATGAAGTATGGTGATGTTAGCACTATGGGCCGTGTTTATACTGCCGATATTTCCGGTATGTTTCCTTTTGTCTTTGACAATTTTATTATGAGTTATAACCCACAACTATTTGTACAATATTCACGAGATCGCTTAACCATTCAAGATCAATTCTCGTTAGGTAACCGTTGGACTGTACGTGGTTTCGATGAGGAGTTTTCATTAATCGGAGATAAGGGATTTTACTTACGAAATGAACTAAACTTTTATATTCCTGACTTTTCCTTTTACCCATACTACGCACTTGACTATGGTCGAATATTCGGAGGTGTATATCCACTTGGTCTCTATTCTGATGACCAATTATTAGGAACGGCTATAGGCATGAGGGGTAATATTAATATCTTCAGTTATGATTTGTTTTTAGGTGTACCACTTCATAAACCAGATGAATATGAAACTAGTAGCGTTAATGCAGGGTTAAACGTACAATGGTTTTGGTAA
- the ompW gene encoding outer membrane protein OmpW — protein sequence MKKLTALVLAAATLAPAISIAHEAGDFLFRAGTATVRPNVGGDDVKINGLGNLGTFDANNNTQLGLTFGYMITDNIGVELLAATPFEHKVGTGPTGNIATVKHLPPTLMAQYYFGSKEDKLRPYLGAGVNYTFFFDEKFNSTGKEAGLSDLDLSSSWGFAAQAGMDYMLTDNWMLNASLWWMNIESDVKFKAGGEQYKVNTRLDPFVFMFGAGYRF from the coding sequence ATGAAAAAACTCACTGCGCTTGTATTAGCTGCTGCAACTTTAGCTCCAGCAATTTCTATTGCTCATGAAGCTGGCGACTTTCTTTTCCGCGCGGGTACTGCAACAGTCAGACCTAATGTTGGAGGAGATGATGTTAAAATTAATGGATTAGGTAATTTAGGTACCTTTGATGCAAATAATAATACTCAATTAGGTTTAACATTTGGGTATATGATCACTGATAATATTGGTGTTGAATTATTAGCAGCAACTCCGTTTGAACATAAAGTTGGTACAGGTCCTACAGGTAATATTGCAACGGTAAAACATTTACCACCAACATTAATGGCGCAGTATTATTTTGGTAGTAAAGAAGATAAATTACGCCCTTATTTAGGTGCTGGTGTTAACTATACCTTCTTCTTTGATGAGAAATTTAACTCAACAGGGAAAGAAGCTGGCTTATCTGATCTAGATTTATCAAGCTCGTGGGGCTTTGCAGCACAAGCAGGTATGGATTACATGCTGACTGATAACTGGATGCTAAACGCCTCTCTTTGGTGGATGAATATTGAGAGTGATGTGAAATTTAAAGCAGGTGGTGAACAGTATAAAGTGAATACTCGTTTAGACCCATTTGTATTTATGTTCGGTGCGGGTTACCGTTTCTAA
- a CDS encoding YciC family protein, translating into MSISANSLISDSINFFKNQLSGLFTIVLLATVVSLVIYAVMIPSEQMIAVLAQAQSKMIESGNTGLQDWILSLSEEDKSSILRVSFGLILSVTLGSLFLICGTLSYISGMSRGEEMTGLQAITSSLNKAPSMFLLLVVCSLLIQLGITIMVLPGIVLAIGFSLAPAILISESTNSFSAMGKSWKLAYANWRVVLPMILIWMAAQMLISVLLGNINMNHILINGISFLLNNVVAAFALIYFYRLYMLVTKN; encoded by the coding sequence ATGTCCATTTCGGCCAACTCACTCATTAGTGATAGTATCAATTTCTTTAAAAATCAATTGAGTGGCCTTTTCACTATTGTGCTCTTAGCCACCGTAGTGAGCCTTGTGATCTATGCAGTGATGATCCCTAGTGAGCAGATGATAGCTGTTCTAGCACAAGCACAAAGTAAGATGATTGAATCCGGTAATACGGGCTTACAAGACTGGATTTTAAGTCTATCCGAAGAAGATAAAAGTAGTATATTACGCGTTTCTTTCGGGTTGATCCTTTCCGTCACTCTTGGAAGTTTATTCCTTATTTGTGGTACGTTATCCTATATCTCTGGTATGTCTCGCGGTGAAGAGATGACCGGGCTTCAGGCAATAACATCGTCACTGAACAAAGCACCATCTATGTTTCTTCTATTGGTTGTTTGCTCACTGCTTATCCAATTAGGCATCACAATTATGGTTCTACCTGGTATTGTACTCGCCATTGGTTTCTCCTTAGCACCAGCAATTTTAATCTCAGAAAGTACCAATTCATTCAGTGCGATGGGAAAAAGCTGGAAATTGGCCTATGCAAACTGGCGTGTTGTCTTACCGATGATTTTAATTTGGATGGCAGCTCAAATGCTTATCAGTGTGCTATTGGGCAACATTAATATGAATCATATCCTTATTAATGGCATCTCTTTTCTACTCAATAATGTTGTAGCTGCATTCGCTTTAATTTACTTTTATCGTTTATATATGTTAGTCACTAAAAATTAA
- a CDS encoding SulP family inorganic anion transporter yields MIKARLFVWMPGLKTLFNYQRTDLGPDVKAGLSVAAVALPVAIAYAELMGVNAIVGLYSCILPMFFYALFGTSKQLIIGPDAATCAVIAAAVAPLAMGDETVRWQLIIVMSFMTGIWCLIAARFRLGTFADFLSRPILQGLLNGVALTIIVSQISKIFGITTLPSGFIERLIAFPLAIVETHIPTLFLAIVTLVITLVIKRVRSKWPSLLIAMVLATAASILFNLEQYGISTVGDLGEGLPHIPMPDFPPSLLRDLVIPSLNLAVISFVSFMMTARSFASKNGYTVDADQELRALGMANIASAFGQGFAVSAASSRTAVNDMMGGKTQLVSLVAAVTILAVLLFSVNLLEYIPMAALGMVLIISTYSLLSFRSILSMRKRNREAFFLCIFTLCAVLVVGLISGVGLAVLLGLLQFIRVIFRPTDQLLGVDEHGMLHSMTSENNIQEVDGVLIYRFNSPLTYFNVNYFKERLNKHIDNQRKRPAWVIVDAAVSFTHNDVSVFSTLNDIVTSLKAKGVTLVLAGRRTSLNRWLEQNKINRSDDDLLVVPDIYFAIRLIQSKQQIQMKCVEERKAQEYQRDSDILEHDGENQITPTEILSDNS; encoded by the coding sequence ATGATAAAGGCAAGGCTATTTGTCTGGATGCCAGGTTTAAAAACACTGTTTAACTATCAACGTACAGACCTAGGCCCTGATGTTAAAGCAGGGTTGTCTGTCGCTGCGGTTGCTTTACCTGTTGCTATTGCCTATGCCGAATTAATGGGGGTGAATGCAATTGTTGGATTATACTCATGTATTTTACCTATGTTTTTCTATGCGCTGTTTGGCACGTCGAAGCAATTAATTATTGGGCCTGATGCCGCAACATGTGCGGTGATTGCAGCTGCAGTTGCTCCACTCGCAATGGGAGACGAAACTGTTCGTTGGCAGCTGATTATTGTCATGAGTTTTATGACTGGGATTTGGTGTTTGATTGCTGCAAGATTTCGTTTAGGGACTTTTGCCGATTTTTTATCTAGACCAATATTGCAAGGTTTATTAAATGGGGTTGCTCTCACGATCATCGTTAGTCAAATCAGTAAAATATTTGGTATTACGACCTTACCTTCAGGTTTTATTGAGCGATTAATAGCTTTTCCATTAGCGATAGTAGAAACACATATTCCAACATTATTCCTTGCTATTGTGACATTGGTGATTACCTTAGTGATTAAGCGAGTGCGTAGTAAGTGGCCATCTTTATTAATTGCAATGGTTTTGGCAACAGCGGCAAGTATTTTATTTAATCTTGAGCAATATGGTATTAGCACAGTAGGGGATTTAGGTGAAGGGCTACCCCATATACCAATGCCTGATTTTCCACCGAGCTTACTCCGAGACCTCGTTATTCCATCATTAAACTTAGCCGTGATTAGCTTTGTCAGTTTTATGATGACGGCTCGCAGTTTTGCAAGCAAAAATGGTTATACCGTCGATGCAGACCAAGAATTAAGAGCGTTAGGGATGGCAAATATTGCTTCTGCTTTTGGCCAGGGATTCGCAGTTAGTGCTGCGAGTAGCCGCACAGCGGTTAATGATATGATGGGAGGGAAAACACAATTGGTTTCTCTCGTTGCGGCGGTAACAATTTTAGCGGTTTTACTTTTTTCTGTGAATTTATTGGAATATATCCCTATGGCTGCTTTAGGGATGGTTTTAATTATTTCGACTTATTCATTGCTGAGTTTTCGTAGCATTTTATCAATGCGCAAACGCAATAGAGAAGCTTTTTTCTTATGTATTTTTACATTATGTGCAGTGCTGGTGGTTGGTTTGATCAGTGGTGTCGGCTTAGCTGTTCTACTGGGTTTGTTGCAGTTTATCCGAGTCATATTTAGGCCAACAGACCAATTATTAGGTGTTGATGAACATGGTATGCTTCATTCTATGACATCCGAAAATAATATTCAGGAAGTCGATGGCGTCCTGATTTATCGATTCAATTCCCCCCTCACTTATTTTAATGTGAATTACTTTAAAGAGCGATTGAATAAACATATAGATAATCAACGAAAAAGACCTGCTTGGGTGATTGTGGATGCTGCCGTCAGTTTTACGCATAATGATGTGAGCGTCTTTTCTACATTGAATGACATTGTAACGTCTTTGAAAGCCAAAGGGGTAACTTTGGTATTAGCAGGGCGTAGAACTTCGCTAAATCGCTGGTTAGAACAAAATAAAATCAATCGTTCAGATGATGACCTATTAGTAGTACCGGATATTTATTTTGCTATTCGTTTAATTCAAAGTAAGCAACAAATCCAAATGAAATGTGTTGAGGAAAGAAAAGCACAAGAGTACCAAAGGGATTCAGATATATTAGAGCATGACGGTGAAAATCAAATTACACCAACGGAAATTCTTTCAGATAACTCTTAG
- a CDS encoding septation protein A has translation MKQLIDFIPLIIFFIVYKRYDIFYASGALMVTTPLALLATYLIYKKVEKVAKITCAIVMGFAALTLIFHSDAFIKWKVTIIYGAFAGALLFSQWFTEKPLIQRMLGSNQEIKLADSYWIKLNSAWAIFFIFCALLNIYVAFWMAQDIWVNFKVFGLTAGTLIFTVLSVVYIFKNMVKEPAEKHEE, from the coding sequence ATGAAACAACTTATTGATTTTATTCCTTTGATAATCTTTTTTATTGTCTATAAAAGATACGATATTTTCTATGCGAGTGGTGCTTTAATGGTTACCACTCCTTTGGCGTTATTAGCAACTTATCTTATCTATAAGAAAGTTGAAAAAGTTGCAAAAATTACCTGTGCAATCGTGATGGGCTTTGCTGCCTTAACGCTTATTTTCCATAGTGATGCATTTATTAAGTGGAAAGTCACTATTATCTATGGTGCATTCGCTGGTGCATTACTCTTTAGCCAATGGTTTACTGAAAAGCCTTTAATTCAGCGAATGTTAGGTAGTAACCAAGAAATAAAATTAGCCGATAGTTATTGGATAAAACTCAATAGTGCATGGGCTATTTTCTTTATTTTCTGCGCATTGCTGAATATTTACGTTGCTTTCTGGATGGCTCAAGATATCTGGGTCAATTTCAAAGTCTTTGGTCTGACAGCAGGAACATTAATATTTACAGTACTGAGTGTGGTCTATATTTTTAAAAATATGGTTAAAGAGCCCGCAGAAAAACACGAAGAATAA
- a CDS encoding YqaE/Pmp3 family membrane protein, which produces MRLLLAILLPWLQFFTIGRPFAGIICLILQITLIGWLPAAIWSVYALSQYNTDKKIEKAFGEKRY; this is translated from the coding sequence ATGAGATTGTTATTGGCAATATTATTACCTTGGTTGCAATTTTTTACGATAGGGCGTCCTTTTGCTGGGATCATTTGCTTAATTTTACAGATCACCCTTATTGGTTGGTTACCCGCTGCCATTTGGTCGGTATATGCGCTATCACAGTACAATACAGATAAAAAAATTGAAAAAGCATTTGGTGAAAAACGTTATTAA
- the yciA gene encoding acyl-CoA thioester hydrolase YciA, protein MQLPNGELVLRTLAMPADTNANGDIFGGWLMSQMDIGGAILAKEIALGRVVTVAVNGIKFQKPVAVGDVVCCYARCLKTGKSSITINIEVWVKKVATEPVGQRYRATDAIFTYVAVNDDSTSRSLPKEKQHFQLASSDQKTNEA, encoded by the coding sequence ATGCAATTGCCGAACGGTGAGTTAGTTTTACGTACATTAGCCATGCCTGCAGATACTAATGCAAATGGTGATATTTTTGGCGGCTGGTTGATGTCACAAATGGATATAGGTGGCGCTATCTTAGCAAAAGAGATTGCGCTAGGACGCGTGGTCACTGTGGCGGTAAACGGTATTAAATTTCAAAAGCCCGTTGCCGTAGGCGATGTTGTTTGTTGCTATGCACGCTGTTTAAAAACGGGGAAAAGCTCAATTACCATTAATATTGAGGTTTGGGTAAAAAAAGTCGCAACGGAGCCTGTTGGCCAACGTTACCGTGCTACTGATGCGATATTTACTTATGTCGCAGTTAATGATGATAGTACTTCACGTTCATTACCCAAAGAAAAACAACATTTTCAGTTAGCAAGTTCAGATCAAAAAACTAACGAAGCCTAA